The Petrotoga miotherma DSM 10691 genome includes a region encoding these proteins:
- the lepB gene encoding signal peptidase I — MKKATKKKIKDETLDWIYAIIYALIFGTIIRLYVFETMMVPTPSMVPTIQVYDRLFVEKVTYEFAEPNRGSIVVFWTPFVDIRAQQQLRAFDKFMDFFAPAKFEGHVKYVKRLVGKPGDTLRLVPVEETFWEDIKNGEIQNTPDWLDFIIDYYESVDYIPTQIKNKVSKLEINGEILPEFENIYYLRDAIFEDPKFFDYIAYPDKYSYEIATSDLFFMYKDNFTGRLIPAKPTIEWYKEMRDTLLFTNFYENELSKLDLPSLIFKDEKGLVNVKIPEGYYFFMGDNTLESQDSRFFGFVPVENVIGTTFLRIYPFDRFGKI, encoded by the coding sequence ACTAAGAAGAAAATTAAAGATGAAACCTTAGATTGGATTTACGCCATAATATATGCATTGATATTCGGAACAATTATCAGACTGTACGTTTTTGAAACAATGATGGTTCCCACTCCTTCTATGGTTCCAACAATCCAGGTATACGACAGGTTATTTGTAGAAAAAGTTACTTATGAATTTGCTGAACCAAATAGAGGCTCGATAGTGGTTTTTTGGACACCTTTTGTGGATATCAGGGCACAACAACAGTTACGTGCTTTTGATAAGTTTATGGATTTTTTTGCTCCAGCAAAATTTGAAGGCCATGTAAAATATGTGAAGAGATTGGTGGGGAAACCGGGTGATACCTTGAGATTGGTACCAGTTGAAGAAACGTTTTGGGAAGATATTAAAAACGGAGAAATTCAAAATACTCCCGATTGGTTAGATTTTATTATTGATTATTATGAAAGTGTAGATTATATTCCAACCCAGATAAAAAATAAGGTTTCAAAGCTTGAAATAAACGGCGAAATACTACCTGAATTTGAAAATATTTATTATTTAAGAGATGCAATATTTGAAGATCCTAAATTCTTTGATTATATAGCCTATCCTGATAAATACAGTTATGAAATCGCTACATCTGATTTATTTTTTATGTATAAAGATAACTTCACAGGCAGATTGATACCAGCAAAACCCACTATTGAATGGTACAAAGAAATGAGAGATACACTCTTATTTACTAATTTTTATGAAAACGAACTTTCAAAATTGGATTTACCTTCTTTAATATTCAAAGATGAAAAAGGCCTCGTAAATGTGAAAATTCCAGAAGGATACTATTTTTTCATGGGTGATAATACATTGGAAAGTCAAGATAGCCGCTTTTTTGGATTTGTTCCTGTTGAGAACGTAATTGGAACAACTTTTTTAAGAATTTATCCGTTTGACAGATTTGGAAAGATATAG
- the rsmG gene encoding 16S rRNA (guanine(527)-N(7))-methyltransferase RsmG, which translates to MKESDEKAKKINKYINMLVNYPVNLTAYQNQKDAYENLILDSIISIEAEDSFLNSKRIVDMGTGGGIPGLVWAIYFPEKEFYLVDSISKKIQALKIFIKELKLTNVYLFCERAEDFAKTHREYFDFATCKALARSDIALEYLTPLVKVNGFISLFKGPSYFKNEKKYTQNVLKKLNIAEFKEIEYEIGEDKKKRYFILFKKIGTTPQNFPRQVGIPKKFPLGEIK; encoded by the coding sequence ATGAAAGAATCAGATGAAAAGGCCAAAAAAATTAATAAATATATTAATATGTTAGTTAACTATCCTGTAAATTTGACCGCTTATCAAAACCAAAAAGATGCCTATGAAAACTTGATTTTAGATAGTATAATTTCTATAGAGGCAGAAGACAGCTTTTTAAATTCAAAAAGAATTGTAGACATGGGAACCGGCGGAGGTATACCTGGTTTAGTATGGGCTATATACTTCCCAGAAAAAGAATTTTACCTAGTAGACAGCATATCAAAAAAGATACAGGCTTTGAAAATTTTTATAAAAGAGCTAAAATTAACTAACGTTTATTTGTTCTGTGAAAGAGCAGAGGATTTTGCAAAAACCCATAGAGAATATTTTGACTTTGCCACATGTAAAGCGTTAGCCAGAAGTGATATTGCATTAGAATATTTGACACCACTCGTGAAAGTAAATGGCTTTATATCTCTATTCAAAGGCCCATCATACTTCAAAAATGAGAAAAAATATACACAAAACGTGTTGAAAAAGCTGAATATAGCTGAGTTTAAAGAAATCGAATACGAAATTGGAGAAGACAAGAAGAAAAGGTATTTTATACTTTTTAAAAAAATTGGAACAACCCCCCAAAACTTTCCAAGGCAAGTAGGGATTCCAAAAAAATTTCCTTTAGGAGAAATCAAATGA
- a CDS encoding lipoate--protein ligase family protein, whose translation MIKIIVDEPYEGSMNMALDISIAKLSTIRKISTLRIYQWKYPTLSLGKHQKTNNLNWEFIKSNNISIVRRPSGGRAVLHNNEITYSFSTFVSNKNLPNNLLASYMKISQALIRSLHALGIEADLERSKKEGVTKDLCYDAPSFYEVKVNGKKLIGSAQYRTANFILQHGSIPIKHDYETYINSFKYSHTDWIKRHLISSTIDLETILKKPISKMDIVKAFEIGFKSVFKEEISEGFLEQEEIILAQKMKNNFIVLEEKN comes from the coding sequence ATGATAAAAATAATTGTTGACGAACCTTATGAGGGTTCTATGAATATGGCATTGGATATATCCATAGCCAAACTAAGTACAATTAGAAAAATTTCTACTTTAAGGATCTACCAATGGAAATACCCCACCTTATCCCTTGGGAAACATCAAAAAACGAACAACCTAAACTGGGAGTTTATAAAAAGTAACAATATTTCTATTGTAAGAAGACCCTCAGGTGGGAGAGCGGTTTTACATAATAATGAAATAACCTATTCGTTTTCAACTTTTGTTAGCAACAAAAACTTACCAAATAATCTACTTGCCAGCTACATGAAAATCTCTCAAGCGTTAATAAGATCGTTACACGCATTAGGAATAGAAGCGGATCTTGAAAGGTCAAAAAAAGAAGGAGTAACCAAAGACCTTTGCTATGACGCCCCTTCATTTTATGAGGTGAAAGTTAACGGAAAGAAACTAATTGGAAGTGCCCAATACAGAACGGCAAATTTCATTCTCCAACATGGTTCAATTCCAATTAAGCATGATTATGAAACCTACATTAATTCTTTTAAATACTCTCATACTGATTGGATAAAACGGCATTTAATTAGTTCTACTATCGATTTAGAAACAATTTTAAAAAAACCTATTTCAAAGATGGATATAGTCAAAGCTTTTGAAATAGGTTTTAAATCGGTCTTCAAAGAAGAAATATCAGAAGGCTTTTTAGAACAAGAAGAAATAATTCTTGCACAAAAAATGAAAAATAATTTTATCGTTCTGGAGGAAAAGAATTAA
- a CDS encoding flagellar basal body P-ring protein FlgI — protein sequence MRKNLFVTFLLILIVNIYAFAGVRIKDISNFRGARDNQLFGIGLVTGLDGSGDSGDVPSEMINNMLANFNINLTSYVETENTALVMVFADIPSFYKEGMRLDVTVAAIGDSDSIENGVLMQTPLYGADNKVYAVAQGNVLTGGANIRSSSNLQDRYKVVGYIPEGAIIEKEIPAQIVNENTVTINLKQPDITTSARVANAINSTFSLKIAKALDPSSIRIEVPKYFEEDIISFLALIEEIEITPDVKAKIVINEKTGTIVLGGDVEIADFTVSYGNFSVSVENGKISGKPATVSNLITALKTAGATPQDIIAIIQSAQAYIYADLVVM from the coding sequence ATGAGAAAAAATTTATTTGTCACCTTTTTATTAATTTTAATTGTTAATATATATGCCTTTGCTGGAGTTAGAATAAAAGATATATCTAATTTCAGAGGTGCAAGGGACAATCAATTATTTGGAATCGGTTTAGTTACGGGTTTAGATGGTAGCGGTGATTCAGGGGATGTACCCTCTGAGATGATAAACAATATGCTGGCTAATTTTAACATCAATCTTACCTCTTATGTAGAAACAGAAAATACAGCGCTTGTTATGGTCTTTGCTGATATACCTTCTTTTTACAAGGAAGGTATGAGATTAGACGTTACTGTAGCTGCCATAGGAGATTCTGATTCAATTGAAAATGGAGTCTTAATGCAAACACCTCTTTATGGTGCTGATAATAAAGTGTATGCTGTTGCACAAGGGAATGTCTTAACTGGTGGAGCCAATATCCGTTCATCATCTAACCTACAAGACAGATACAAAGTTGTTGGGTATATCCCTGAAGGGGCAATTATAGAGAAAGAAATTCCTGCACAGATTGTAAATGAAAATACGGTAACTATCAACTTGAAACAACCAGATATAACAACATCGGCGAGAGTTGCCAACGCAATAAATTCAACTTTTTCATTAAAAATAGCAAAAGCTCTTGATCCATCTTCGATTAGAATAGAAGTTCCAAAATATTTTGAAGAGGATATCATATCTTTTTTAGCTTTAATTGAAGAGATAGAGATTACTCCCGATGTAAAAGCCAAGATAGTAATCAACGAAAAAACAGGAACAATAGTTCTTGGAGGAGATGTTGAAATAGCAGATTTCACCGTTAGTTATGGTAACTTCAGTGTAAGTGTTGAAAACGGGAAAATAAGTGGAAAACCTGCAACGGTTTCAAATTTGATTACAGCTTTGAAAACGGCTGGAGCAACTCCTCAAGATATAATTGCAATTATTCAAAGCGCTCAAGCTTACATATATGCTGACTTGGTGGTGATGTAA
- a CDS encoding flagellar basal body L-ring protein FlgH has protein sequence MTDIKLSKVFIFFLIFLVLASLGFSESLWNKNDEEGNSIYNYNQDFGVGDVVTIVVSENPSLSLSESMPDYKKASVDTVNSVVTNIGGVDLSNFLPIGAGDPTQVSVQNDQKSASSSAEVQLFVSAIIQEEDQNGLLKIRGEKEIKVGNNRNTMIVEGYVSPKNIAKDGTIYSSSLANAKIWYDGDIVFQQDPNEPSWLTSILSGIANIFF, from the coding sequence ATGACTGATATAAAGTTATCAAAAGTTTTTATTTTTTTCTTGATTTTTCTAGTTTTAGCGAGCCTTGGTTTCTCTGAATCATTGTGGAATAAGAATGATGAAGAAGGTAATTCTATTTACAACTATAACCAGGATTTTGGGGTAGGAGATGTGGTAACCATCGTCGTTTCTGAAAATCCTTCCCTCTCTTTATCTGAAAGTATGCCTGATTATAAAAAAGCGTCTGTTGATACGGTTAACTCAGTAGTTACAAATATAGGAGGGGTAGATTTATCCAATTTTTTGCCCATAGGGGCTGGAGATCCAACGCAGGTTAGTGTACAAAATGATCAAAAAAGTGCCTCTTCTTCTGCAGAGGTTCAACTATTTGTATCCGCAATAATCCAAGAAGAGGACCAAAACGGACTTTTAAAAATTAGAGGAGAAAAGGAAATTAAGGTGGGTAACAACAGAAATACTATGATTGTTGAAGGCTACGTTTCTCCAAAAAACATTGCAAAAGATGGAACTATTTACTCTTCTAGTTTAGCGAATGCAAAAATTTGGTACGATGGAGATATAGTTTTTCAACAGGATCCTAACGAACCATCATGGTTAACGTCCATACTTTCAGGAATAGCAAATATATTCTTTTAG
- the flgA gene encoding flagellar basal body P-ring formation chaperone FlgA, whose translation MTRLIKLLFFSLILLVSTIAFSNMVFTIPAVIFSEDWIFSLKDIFPEMKSDRTISYIVNEKIIYSEKELSKILYGLMSSYYSDFDLVFEESTVTVVYKNDNKDIDVQYIDLEIFLQQKIKEYDNSLTVNSIDLKVLPEKVLSAEVIRIFQSYDKLYISLNVKDDKNDQKTLTVIANVSKYEEVLVYSKDLTRGTMLNEELTEPATKNVLTINNKPIDVELLKSGSYELTKDVKKGEIVDATYFRRIPDVKAGDIVTVLVEFEGITVSTLARAMTNANFGDTLSVRNVENGNIITGKLKEGPILQVSLGGSQK comes from the coding sequence TTGACACGATTAATCAAATTATTATTTTTTTCTCTGATTTTGTTGGTATCAACAATTGCTTTTTCAAACATGGTTTTTACTATTCCGGCAGTTATATTCAGTGAAGATTGGATTTTTTCTCTTAAAGATATATTCCCTGAAATGAAGTCAGATAGGACGATCTCTTATATAGTTAATGAGAAGATAATTTATTCTGAAAAAGAGCTTTCTAAAATTTTGTACGGTTTAATGAGTAGTTATTACAGCGATTTTGACCTTGTTTTTGAAGAAAGTACCGTTACGGTTGTATACAAAAACGATAATAAAGATATAGATGTTCAGTATATTGATTTAGAAATTTTTTTACAGCAAAAGATAAAAGAGTACGACAATTCTTTGACAGTGAATAGTATAGATCTAAAGGTTCTTCCTGAAAAGGTTTTATCGGCAGAAGTAATAAGGATCTTTCAAAGCTACGATAAGTTGTATATAAGTTTGAACGTAAAAGATGATAAAAACGATCAAAAGACACTTACAGTTATTGCTAATGTATCGAAATATGAAGAAGTACTTGTATATTCCAAAGATTTAACCAGAGGAACAATGTTGAATGAAGAATTAACAGAACCAGCTACTAAAAACGTTCTAACCATCAACAATAAACCTATAGATGTAGAATTGTTAAAATCCGGAAGTTATGAATTAACCAAAGATGTAAAAAAAGGCGAAATAGTTGATGCAACTTATTTCAGACGTATACCTGACGTTAAAGCTGGAGACATTGTAACGGTTTTAGTAGAATTTGAGGGTATCACGGTTTCTACTTTGGCGAGGGCTATGACAAATGCAAATTTTGGAGATACTTTGAGCGTTAGGAATGTTGAAAACGGGAACATAATAACCGGTAAACTAAAAGAAGGTCCAATACTTCAGGTTAGTTTAGGAGGTTCTCAAAAATGA
- the flgG gene encoding flagellar basal-body rod protein FlgG, which yields MLVSLYNAATGMNAEQRKLDIISNNLANVDTTGYKKQRAEFQDLLYSSVKEAGTPTAQGSTLPTGLYVGHGTRLAATTRIFTLGNIEPTDNSTDIAIMGDGFFQVQMQDGSIAYTRDGSFKLDANGRLTTSDGLMVIPNIVIPQNAVGINVSPDGIVSVSLGDGTIQNVGNLTTVRFLNPGGLKPIGNNLYSETPASGNPTEGIPGQDGFGALQQGYLEKSNVDVVKEMVDMIVAQRAYDINSKTITTADEMLRTVSNVKR from the coding sequence ATGTTAGTGTCTTTGTATAATGCTGCAACTGGTATGAATGCTGAACAAAGAAAGTTAGATATCATTTCAAACAATCTAGCGAATGTGGATACAACGGGTTATAAAAAGCAAAGAGCTGAATTTCAAGATTTACTATATTCGTCTGTAAAAGAAGCCGGTACTCCAACCGCCCAAGGTTCAACCTTACCAACAGGTCTTTATGTAGGTCATGGCACACGCTTGGCTGCAACAACACGGATCTTCACATTAGGAAACATAGAGCCAACAGACAATTCTACCGACATAGCAATCATGGGAGACGGATTTTTTCAGGTTCAGATGCAAGATGGAAGTATAGCCTATACTAGAGATGGTTCTTTTAAATTGGATGCCAACGGTAGACTTACTACCAGTGATGGATTGATGGTTATTCCAAATATAGTGATTCCTCAAAATGCTGTGGGAATAAACGTTTCTCCGGATGGAATAGTAAGCGTTTCTTTGGGAGATGGAACGATTCAAAATGTAGGGAATCTCACTACTGTGAGATTTTTAAACCCTGGAGGGTTAAAACCCATAGGTAATAACTTATATTCTGAAACGCCAGCTTCCGGTAATCCAACGGAAGGGATACCTGGCCAGGATGGATTTGGAGCTTTACAACAAGGTTATTTAGAAAAATCCAACGTCGATGTCGTTAAAGAAATGGTGGATATGATAGTTGCACAAAGAGCTTACGACATTAATTCTAAAACTATCACAACCGCTGATGAAATGTTGAGAACCGTTTCAAATGTTAAGAGATAA
- a CDS encoding flagellar hook-basal body protein, which yields MRGIYNATAGMLNSFAELNSISNNLANLNTVGYKKDFNLFKSVYEKEIRSYQNAQGKGEPIGNIYSSVVLDEVIPNLEQGSLIETNGKLDFAIEGDGFFKIERNGNYFYTRNGEFSLSPENYLVTKSGDYVLDEENNPILINPDNFFVDEEGNISGTNIRLNILNVENLNKYGENYFTGEEIGQADNFYVRQGFLEGSNVDALNEMIKMIEANRKFDILQKAVSTGDSLNAKLIEITSNF from the coding sequence ATGAGAGGAATATACAATGCAACGGCTGGTATGCTCAACTCTTTTGCTGAATTGAACTCTATTTCCAACAATTTGGCTAATCTTAACACTGTAGGTTACAAAAAGGATTTTAACCTATTTAAAAGTGTATACGAAAAAGAGATTAGATCATATCAAAATGCACAAGGAAAAGGCGAACCGATAGGGAACATTTATAGTTCGGTTGTTTTGGACGAGGTAATTCCAAATCTCGAACAAGGATCTTTAATTGAAACAAACGGAAAGTTAGATTTTGCAATAGAAGGCGACGGCTTTTTTAAAATAGAGAGAAACGGTAACTACTTTTACACACGAAATGGTGAATTTTCTCTAAGTCCTGAAAATTATCTTGTCACAAAAAGCGGTGATTACGTGTTAGATGAAGAAAATAACCCTATACTTATAAATCCAGATAATTTTTTTGTGGATGAAGAGGGTAATATATCGGGAACAAACATAAGATTAAACATCCTAAATGTAGAGAATTTGAATAAATATGGTGAAAATTATTTCACGGGTGAAGAGATAGGACAAGCAGATAACTTCTATGTGAGACAAGGATTTTTAGAGGGTTCAAACGTTGATGCTCTAAATGAGATGATTAAGATGATCGAAGCAAATAGAAAGTTTGATATACTACAAAAAGCAGTATCAACAGGGGATTCACTCAACGCAAAGCTTATTGAAATAACTTCAAACTTTTAA
- a CDS encoding rod shape-determining protein yields MAKSDLGIDLGTATFVVYQRGQGIILEEPSVVAVDKSKNKMLAIGREAKNMVGKTPSQIQIVRPVQDGVITDPSIIEEVLRYFVKSAKSKGFNMYKPRLIIGIPALTTDVERRAVKEAGSRIGASKVFLISEPLAAAIGSGIDITEPNGHMVIDIGGGTTDLAILSLGGCVISETIKVAGEAMDQEIIKYTKRRYKFLIGETTAERLKIDIGKAFSQEENLEMEVKGQNIKTGLPSNLKLTSDDIFYAIKPILNEIINKIKNILEKTPPELAADIMQNGLIVVGGVARLRGLDKLISEQTGVRTYIPEDPHLTCAKGTGILLEDIELLNKVQVN; encoded by the coding sequence ATGGCAAAATCTGATTTAGGAATAGATTTAGGAACTGCAACTTTTGTTGTATACCAACGTGGTCAGGGGATTATCCTTGAAGAACCATCAGTGGTAGCAGTGGATAAGAGTAAAAATAAGATGTTGGCAATAGGAAGAGAAGCAAAAAATATGGTTGGAAAAACTCCTAGTCAAATACAAATTGTTCGGCCCGTACAAGATGGGGTTATTACGGATCCTAGCATCATAGAGGAAGTGTTGAGATATTTTGTCAAAAGCGCTAAATCCAAAGGTTTTAATATGTACAAACCACGATTAATCATAGGGATACCCGCCCTAACTACAGATGTTGAAAGAAGAGCTGTTAAAGAGGCGGGGAGTAGGATTGGCGCTTCTAAAGTATTTCTTATAAGTGAACCCTTAGCTGCTGCTATAGGTAGTGGAATAGATATCACGGAACCTAATGGTCACATGGTAATCGACATAGGAGGAGGCACCACAGACTTAGCGATTTTGAGTTTGGGAGGCTGTGTCATAAGTGAAACGATAAAAGTTGCAGGTGAAGCCATGGATCAAGAAATAATTAAATATACTAAAAGAAGATATAAATTCTTGATCGGTGAAACTACCGCTGAAAGGTTAAAAATCGACATAGGCAAGGCTTTTTCTCAAGAAGAAAATCTTGAAATGGAAGTTAAAGGGCAGAATATCAAAACAGGGCTTCCTTCTAATTTAAAACTAACTTCGGACGATATTTTCTACGCAATCAAACCAATATTGAATGAAATAATAAATAAAATAAAAAATATTTTAGAAAAAACTCCTCCAGAATTAGCAGCGGATATAATGCAAAATGGACTTATAGTTGTTGGAGGGGTGGCGAGACTAAGAGGATTGGATAAATTAATATCAGAGCAAACTGGCGTAAGAACGTACATTCCGGAAGATCCACATCTTACTTGTGCAAAAGGTACAGGAATTTTGTTGGAAGACATAGAATTATTAAACAAAGTACAAGTAAATTAG
- the ruvX gene encoding Holliday junction resolvase RuvX, with translation MGTFKNLKVYGVDYGTRKCGIAFLKQDINIPLPKETIQSEKLLEYLISLDLSHDDLIVFGLPISMSGRYSKQSFLSIDEAIRVKERIGCKIYFVDERLTTSSLYSEVRGQVSYKKVKKTKDQNSSVLILSNFIQSPGKAIALAEKEVYNLKKDFSSYKDVLIWDVLINNEFENFSFFAKDPWIFWYYYKKGFKSTTLISDLKDYYDLIITTKENREKIQVNINCNELMCL, from the coding sequence ATGGGAACTTTTAAGAACTTAAAAGTATATGGGGTCGATTATGGAACAAGAAAGTGCGGTATAGCCTTTTTAAAACAAGATATAAATATTCCGTTACCAAAAGAGACGATACAGTCAGAGAAACTCTTAGAATATTTGATTTCGTTGGATTTAAGCCATGACGATTTAATCGTGTTTGGATTACCAATTTCCATGTCAGGGAGATATTCAAAACAGAGTTTTTTGAGTATTGATGAAGCCATAAGGGTAAAAGAAAGAATTGGTTGCAAAATTTACTTTGTGGACGAAAGATTGACCACTTCCTCTTTGTACAGTGAGGTCAGGGGACAAGTTAGTTATAAAAAAGTAAAAAAGACCAAAGACCAAAATAGTAGTGTACTCATTCTATCCAATTTTATTCAAAGCCCAGGAAAAGCCATTGCTTTGGCAGAAAAAGAAGTATATAATCTAAAAAAAGACTTTTCAAGTTACAAAGATGTGTTGATCTGGGATGTTCTCATTAATAATGAGTTTGAAAATTTTTCTTTCTTTGCAAAAGACCCTTGGATATTTTGGTACTACTACAAAAAAGGATTCAAAAGTACCACTTTGATATCTGACCTAAAAGATTATTATGATTTAATTATAACAACTAAAGAAAACAGAGAGAAAATTCAAGTGAATATTAATTGTAATGAATTGATGTGCCTGTAG
- a CDS encoding putative Se/S carrier-like protein, whose translation MYKLNKDLRTTLDLDLVLLNENYQILEIKEMLAKNGVFCKIFPSPKSVLKACAPVICFSSKDKEKVIYILDENGVKYELVKLEKDIIWELLRT comes from the coding sequence GTGTATAAATTGAATAAAGATTTGAGGACGACGTTAGATCTTGATTTAGTTTTACTAAATGAAAATTATCAAATATTAGAAATAAAAGAGATGTTAGCGAAGAACGGCGTTTTTTGTAAGATTTTTCCTTCGCCCAAGTCTGTTTTAAAAGCGTGTGCGCCAGTCATATGTTTTTCCTCTAAAGATAAAGAAAAAGTCATTTATATATTAGATGAAAATGGAGTTAAATATGAATTGGTTAAATTGGAGAAAGATATCATATGGGAACTTTTAAGAACTTAA